A single genomic interval of Monodelphis domestica isolate mMonDom1 chromosome X, mMonDom1.pri, whole genome shotgun sequence harbors:
- the PNCK gene encoding calcium/calmodulin-dependent protein kinase type 1B, whose translation MLLGSSWKKKTEDIGKIYDIREKLGAGAFSEVFLAQNRCSKRLVALKCIPKKALRGKEVAVENEIAVLKKVSHPNIVALEDVHESSSHLYLAMELVTGGELFERIMERGSYTEKDASHLVGQVLGAVSYLHSLDIVHRDLKPENLLYATPFEDSKIMISDFGLSKIQEGNVLGTACGTPGYVAPELLEQKPYGKAVDVWALGVISYILLCGYPPFYDENDSELFSQILKASYEFDSPYWDDISESAKDFIRHLLERDPERRFSCEQALQHLWISGDTALDKNILSSVTEQIQKNFARTHWKRAINATSFLRHITKMGQSTEADGDEGPAEPIAQGGQQKK comes from the exons ATGCTGCTGGGCTCCAGCTGGAAGAAGAAGACGGAGGATATTGGCAAAATCTACGACATTCGAGAGAAACTCGGGGC GGGAGCTTTTTCAGAGGTGTTTCTGGCCCAGAACCGGTGCTCCAAGAGACTGGTGGCTCTCAAGTGTATCCCAAAGAAGGCTCTGAGGGGAAAGGAGGTGGCCGTAGAGAATGAGATCGCTGTTCTCAAGAA GGTCAGCCACCCCAACATCGTGGCCCTTGAAGACGTCCATGAGAGCAGCTCCCACCTCTACCTGGCCATGGAACT GGTGACAGGGGGGGAGCTGTTTGAACGGATCATGGAACGGGGCTCATACACTGAGAAGGATGCCAGCCACCTGGTGGGGCAGGTCCTGGGAGCTGTCTCCTATTTACACAGCTTGGATATTGTGCACCGAGACTTAAAG CCTGAAAATCTCCTGTACGCCACCCCCTTTGAGGATTCTAAGATCATGATCTCGGACTTTGGCCTGTCTAAGATTCAGGAGGGCAATGTCTTAGGCACGGCCTGTGGAACCCCAGGCTATGTTG CCCCTGAACTCCTGGAACAGAAGCCCTATGGGAAAGCTGTAGATGTCTGGGCCCTGGGGGTCATCTCCTATATCCT CCTTTGTGGCTACCCCCCCTTCTATGATGAGAATGACTCAGAACTCTTCAGTCAGATCCTAAAAGCCAGCTATGAGTTCGACTCCCCCTACTGGGATGACATCTCTGAATCGG CCAAAGATTTCATTCGGCACCTCCTGGAGAGAGACCCTGAGAGGCGATTCAGCTGTGAGCAAGCTTTGCAGCATCTTTG GATCTCTGGAGACACAGCCCTGGACAAGAACATTCTCAGTTCTGTCACCGAGCAGATCCAGAAGAATTTCGCACGGACCCACTGGAAG AGGGCTATCAATGCCACATCTTTCCTTCGGCACATCACCAAGATGGGCCAGAGCACCGAGGCGGATGGGGACGAGGGCCCTGCTGAGCCCATCGCTCAGGGAGGGCAGCAGAAAAAGTGA